From a region of the Paenibacillus sp. FSL R10-2734 genome:
- a CDS encoding L-rhamnose mutarotase, which produces MEHVSFLLQIDPKQEKEYFQRHEMVYPELEAAFSQVGIERYHIYYHEGTLFAYMAVVNYEEAMKALETHPANIKWQAYMSDLLVPWENGQNAKVIREAYRFVK; this is translated from the coding sequence ATGGAACATGTATCTTTCTTGTTACAGATTGATCCTAAGCAGGAAAAGGAATATTTTCAAAGACATGAAATGGTGTATCCTGAACTTGAAGCAGCTTTCTCACAGGTAGGCATCGAACGCTATCACATTTATTATCATGAAGGCACTTTATTCGCATATATGGCTGTAGTAAATTATGAAGAAGCTATGAAAGCTCTGGAGACACATCCTGCAAATATTAAATGGCAAGCGTATATGAGCGATTTATTAGTACCCTGGGAGAATGGTCAGAACGCTAAAGTAATACGAGAGGCTTACCGGTTTGTGAAATGA